AATTGCGGCAGCAGTCGACGTACGGACGCGGCGATCTTGGCGAAGCCGCGCTCGAGCGCGCCGATCGGCTGGCCGCCCGGTTTGCTCGACAGCGTCCGGTACATCCACAAGATCAGCACCGCGAACAGCACGAACGGGATCCACAGCGCGATCTCGGGAGGCACGTGTCCGCGACCGCCGGCGCCCTGCGCATATTGGTTGATCTTGTGATAGGAGACCACAATCACGATCCCGACGAAGATGCCGAGCGAGCTGCTGCTGCGCTTGGGCGGGACCGCCAAGGATACCGCCAGCAGCGGCAGCAACAGCATCATGATCACCTCGACCAGCCGGAATTGGAGGTTGGCCCGGGCGACAAGATTGGCCTGGCCGGTGGCCCCGCCGCCATAAGCGGCCTGCGCAAGCTCGGGCAGCGTCTTCTCTTCGATCGCCGTGGTCTGGTCGGCGCCGCGGGCGCGGAAAGTGTCCACCCGCGGCAACGCGATCGGCAGATCGTAGGTGTTGAAGGCGAGTGTTCGCGGCGTGATGAACTTCGGATTGTCCTGGATAAGCTTGCCGCGCTCGAGCCGGAACAGAATGGTGTCGGGGTCGTCAGTGCTGAGGAAGCGGCCCTGCTCGGCGGTGGCGACGACATTGTTGCCCTTCTTGTCGTCGACCTGGACAAAAATGCCGTGGAGCTGGGTGCCGTTGCGCTCGGACGAATCGATCCGCAGCGTCAGTCGCCGCGACAGCGTGTTGAATTCGCCAACCTTGAGGCTGGCCCCCAGCGCGCCCGAACGCAGGTCGAAGCGCAGCCGCTCATAGCCATAATGCGTCCATGGCTGCAGCCAGCCGACGATGAACAGGTTGAGCAGCATCAGCGCCACTGCGTAGGCGTAAGGCACCCGCAGCAGCCGCCCGAAGCCGGCGCCGATCCCGCGCAAAGCGTCCAATTCGCTGCTGGTCGCGAGCTTGCGAAAGGCGAGCAGGATGCCGAGCATCAGTCCGATCGGAATGCCTAGCGCGAAATATTCGGGCAGCAGGTTGGCGAGCATGCGCCACACCACGCTGACCGGACCGCCAGCGTTCACGACGAAGTCGAACAGGCGCAGCATCTTGTCGAGCACGAGCAGCATCGCCGCCAGCAGCAGCGTGCCGAACAGCGGCACCGCCACCGAGCGGGAAATGTAGCGATCGATCAGGGACATCGGCTGCGCACGGGAAAAAGACTGCCTGACACCATCATTTGGCCGCAAAGCCGCGCCATAACCGCAATGTGAGGCTGGGGCTATTCCCGGCCGCGTCTGAATGTCAGCTTATTCATGAGGCGACAGGTTACGGGTACTCCGGCTTCACGGCAGCCCCTCATCCGGGGTCCGGTGACTCCCTCCGCCAGCACGGCGCGAGGGTGAGCATGGCCGTTCGCATCGCCCTCCTGTCCAACCCGAAATCGACGGGTAACCTCAGCAAGCTGCCGCGCATCCGCGCCTTCTGCGCCGAGCATCCCGACATTTTCCATTACGAGGTCGAGCAGGCCAGCCAGATCGGCGAGGCGATGAAGACCATCGCCCGAGTCCGCCCGGCCCTTTTGGTGATCAATGGGGGCGACGGTACCGTCCAGGCCGCGCTGACCGAGCTTCACAACGGCGGCCACTTCGGCAGCGACGTCCCGCCGGTGGCGGTGCTTCCCAACGGCAAGACCAACCTGATCGCGCTCGACCTCGGCGCGCACGGTGATCCGGTCGTCGCGCTCGGCAAGCTGCTCGAGATCGCGCGGCACGACCTTGCCGGTCATGTCGTCGACCGCGAGCTCATCGCGCTGCGCTGCGGCGCGGGCGAGCAGAGCCCGGTGATCGGCATGTTCCTCGGCGGAGCGGGGCTCGCCGACACGATGCTCTACTGCCGCAACCGCATCTACCCGCTCGGGCTACCGAACGGGGTCAGCCACGGCCTCGCCGCCGCCGCTGTGATCCTCCGCGGGTTGTTTGGGCTCAAGGCCAAGTTTTTGCCCCCCGAGCCCACCCCGCTGCAGGTGCTGGTATCGCGCGACGGCAAGATCAGCGGGCGCTTCGCACTGCTTGCCGTGACCACGCTCGAGAAATTGCTGCTCGGCACCGGCATCCGCACCGAGGGCGCGGGCCGGCTCAAGCTGCTGGCGATCGAGCAGCGCCCCGTCTCGATGCTGCGCGGCATCTTCGCGATGCTGTCGAGCACCTTGGTCAAGGGCAAGCTCAGCGGGGTGCATGTCGAGCAGGCCGACGAAATCCAGATCTCGGGCGATCGCTCGAGCGTGATCCTCGACGGCGAGACCTTCGAGGCGCGGACCGACCGGCCCATCCATCTCACCCGGGCGCAGCCGCTCGCCTTCGTCCGGCTCGCCGCCTGATCCCATGAGCCAGTTGGTCGAACTGGTTCGGGCCGAGCTCGAACAGCCGGTCGACCCGCGCGTCGCCGCCATGGCCGCCGCGATCGCCGCGAGACACGGCAGGGCATCCCGCGCGGTGCTGTTCTACGGGTCGTGTCTGCGGGAGAGCCAACTCGACGGGCTGATGCTCGATTTCTACCTGATCGTGTCCGACTATCGCGCCGCCTACGACCGGCGCTGGTTGGCGACCGCCAATCGGCTGATCCCGCCCAACGTCTTCCCCTTCGAACATGACGGGCTCACCGCCAAATATGCGGTGCTCAGCGAAGCCGACTTCCACCGCTTGAACGGCCCCGAGACGCGCAACCCTTCGGTGTGGGCGCGCTTCGCCCAGCCGTCGCGGCTGGTCTGGTCGTCGGACGTCGCCGCCGCAGGCCGCGCCATCGCCGCCGTCGCCCGCGCCGCGCCGACCTTGCTCAGCGCGGCGCTCGCCGAATTGCCCAACGACCAGCCGTCGCTCGACCTGTGGCGCGGCGCCTTCGCGCTGACCTATTCGGCGGAGCTGCGCGCCGAGAAGAAGACCAAGGGCGGCTCGGTGGTCGACGCCGGCCGAGCGCGTTACGAGCGCTTCACCGCCCCCGCCCTGGCCGCCGCCCGTGCCGAGCGCCGGCGTCGCCACGCCAGCTGGCGCCGGCGCCGGATCGAAGGCAAGGCGCTGTCGGTCCTCCGCCTCGCCAAGGCCAGCGCGACTTTCGCCGGCGGCGCCGACTATATCGCGTGGAAGATCAATCGCCACGCCGGGACCGAGATTGAACTGAAGCCGTGGCAGCGCCGCTTCCCGCTGCTCGCGGCGATCAGCCTTGCGCCCCGCCTGCTGCGCAGCCGGGCGATCCGTTAGGGTTCTGACCGCTAGTCCAGCACAACCCAGGTCGGCGCATGGTCGCTGGCCTTCTCCTCGCCGCGGACCCAGCGATCGACCCCCGCCGCAAGCAGCCGGTCCGTCGCCGCCGGACTGAGCAGCAGATGGTCGATCCGGAACCCTGCGTCGCGCTGCCAGCAGCCCGCGGTGTAATCCCAGAAGGTCCACAATTTGTCGTCGCGGGGGTGAAGCGCGCGCAGAGCGTCGGTCCAGCCTTGGAACAGCAGCTTGCGCCAGGCGGCCCGCGTGTCGGGCTGGAGAAGGGCATCATGCGCCATCCGCTCGGCCGACCACACGTCGCGGTCCTCGGCGACGACATTGTAATCGCCCGCCAGCACCACCGCTTGCTCGCTCGCCAGCAGCGTTGCCGCATGCTCGCGCAGCCGCTCCATCCAGCGCAGCTTATACTCAAATTTCTCGGTCCCGATCGGATTGCCGTTGGGGAGGTAGATGGAGGCGACCGTCACACCGCCGACCTCGGCCTCGATATAGCGGCTGTGGCTGTCGTCGGGATCGCCCGGCAGGCCGACGCGGCGCAGGTCCGGCGTCGCGCCCTTGGCCAGGATGGCGACCCCGTTGAACCCCTTCTGGCCGTGCCAAACCGCGCCGTAGCCGGCGGCCTCGATGTCCGCGACCGGCAGCGCCTCATCGGCGCATTTGAGTTCCTGGAGGCAGGCGACGTCGGGTTGCTCGCGCTCCAGCCATTCGACCAGCCGCGGCAGCCGCGCGCGGATCCCGTTGATGTTGAACGTCGCGATTTTCATGGGGGAGGCTTAGCGGCGTGCGGCGTGACCGTCATGCTGAACTTGTTTCAGCACCCATGTCGCCGCGCGCACCGGGGCTGACGAGTTGGACCCCTGAAACAAGTTCAGGGTGACGGCACTAGATACTGAAGCTGCTCCCGCATCCACAGCCGCTTGCCGCGTTGGGGTTCAGGACCTTGAACGCCGACCCACCGAGGTCCTCGATGAAATCGACCTCGCTCCCATCGAGCAGGCCGAGGCTGACACTATCAACGACCAGCTTGACGCCGTCGGTCTCGGCGACCGTGTCGTCGGCGTCCTGCCCCTCGGCCAGTCCGAACTTATAGGAGAAGCCAGCGCAGCCGCCGCCGTCGACCGACAGGCGCAGCACCGCCGGCTTGCCCTGGCGCTCGGCGATCCAGGCGACGCGCTTGGCCGCGGACGGAGTGAGGGTGAGGCTGGTCACGAGCGAAAGATGGGGAGCAGGTCCGCTCCCGGCAAGCTTATTTGGCGCGGCTGGTGGCCGGGCCGCCCATCGCGACCTGATCCATCGACGCGCCGCCGCCGCCGTTGCTGCGCAGCGCCATGATGTAATCGGTCGACTTCATGAAGGGGATCGGGTTGACCGCGCGGCCATCGATCCGGACCTCGTAGTGGAGGTGGCTGCCGGTCGAGCGGCCGGTCGAGCCCATCTTGGCGATGAGGTCGCCGCGGTGAACGCGCTGGCCGTCGTGCACCAGCACCTGGCTCAAGTGGCCGTAGCGGGTCTCGATCCCGCGGCCGTGGTCGATCTTGATGAGGTTGCCGTAGCCGCCGTTGTTCCAGCCGGCGGTTTCGACGGTGCCGTCGGCGGTGGCGTAGATCGGGGTCCCGATCGGGCCGGCGAGGTCGATCCCGGCGTGCATCGCGGCGCGGCCCTGGAACGGATCGGAGCGGACGCCGTAGCTCGAGGTGAAAGCGGCCGTCTTGACCGGCTTGTCACTCGGCACCGCGAACACGCCGTCCTGCAGCGTGTCGAGCCGCTTCCAGCTGGTAAACAGTGCCTTGAAGGTCGGATCGGCCCCGCCACGCAGCGCATCGAGTGGACCGCCGCGGCCCTCGGCCCCGACCCGGGCCGGGGTCAGGCCAAGCTTCTTCAGCTCGCCGGCGGTGACCTGGTAGCGGACGTCGAGTGCCTTCGCGACGAGCGCGGCCTGCTCGGCCTGCAGCGTTTCAAGCTTGGCGAGGCGATCCTTGACCGCCGGCGCGGCATCGCGGGAGACCGCGGCGAGCAGCGCCGGGTCAACCTTGTTGCCGAGCAGCAGCGCCTCGATCACGGCCTGGCGCTGTTCGATCAGGCGGGTGCGCTGCTCCATGACCGGCGGCACCGCCGGCGCGGCCGACGCCACGACTGTCGGCTCGGCGCGCAGCATCCGCGCGGTCGCGAACGCCGACCAGCCGACCAGCAGGGCGGCGACGGCGAGCAGCAGGATCTGGAAAGGCGATGAAAGGCGGATACGGCGCAGGCGGGCCCCGTCGTGGACGAACAGATCGCGGCTGCGCAGCAGTCCGTTCGTCAGGGTCAGGGCATGCGCCATCGGCTCGTTCGCTCCACGTCTTCGCAGTAGCGGCCCACGCCAATCGAGGCGCAGACCGTTGCTGCATACCAGTGCTTCGGGAACTCCCCAGCCCCGTCGCCACGCGCCCGAATTGCCCCTCCGGGTACGTCGCTGGAGAGAAAAGACCGGGGATGGTTAAGCAATTCAACCTTTCGATCCCTGCCTTGGGACGAGCCGCGACGCTAAAGCGACGAAGCGAAGATTATTGCTGATCTTCGTTCCGGGTAGCGGTTTCATCCGCCGACTTGTCCACAGCTCACTGCCGATTCGCATGATTGGGGTTGCGCCCCCATCGCTGGCCGCTACAGCCGTCCACGGGCCACGCCGTCCCAACGCGGCGCGTGCTCTCTGCAAGGAGAGTTTGGATATGACGACCCCGCTACCCGACGTGCGTCCCGCGCGT
The Sphingomonas ginsengisoli An et al. 2013 genome window above contains:
- a CDS encoding M23 family metallopeptidase, with protein sequence MAHALTLTNGLLRSRDLFVHDGARLRRIRLSSPFQILLLAVAALLVGWSAFATARMLRAEPTVVASAAPAVPPVMEQRTRLIEQRQAVIEALLLGNKVDPALLAAVSRDAAPAVKDRLAKLETLQAEQAALVAKALDVRYQVTAGELKKLGLTPARVGAEGRGGPLDALRGGADPTFKALFTSWKRLDTLQDGVFAVPSDKPVKTAAFTSSYGVRSDPFQGRAAMHAGIDLAGPIGTPIYATADGTVETAGWNNGGYGNLIKIDHGRGIETRYGHLSQVLVHDGQRVHRGDLIAKMGSTGRSTGSHLHYEVRIDGRAVNPIPFMKSTDYIMALRSNGGGGASMDQVAMGGPATSRAK
- a CDS encoding exodeoxyribonuclease III, which codes for MKIATFNINGIRARLPRLVEWLEREQPDVACLQELKCADEALPVADIEAAGYGAVWHGQKGFNGVAILAKGATPDLRRVGLPGDPDDSHSRYIEAEVGGVTVASIYLPNGNPIGTEKFEYKLRWMERLREHAATLLASEQAVVLAGDYNVVAEDRDVWSAERMAHDALLQPDTRAAWRKLLFQGWTDALRALHPRDDKLWTFWDYTAGCWQRDAGFRIDHLLLSPAATDRLLAAGVDRWVRGEEKASDHAPTWVVLD
- a CDS encoding diacylglycerol/lipid kinase family protein, with the translated sequence MAVRIALLSNPKSTGNLSKLPRIRAFCAEHPDIFHYEVEQASQIGEAMKTIARVRPALLVINGGDGTVQAALTELHNGGHFGSDVPPVAVLPNGKTNLIALDLGAHGDPVVALGKLLEIARHDLAGHVVDRELIALRCGAGEQSPVIGMFLGGAGLADTMLYCRNRIYPLGLPNGVSHGLAAAAVILRGLFGLKAKFLPPEPTPLQVLVSRDGKISGRFALLAVTTLEKLLLGTGIRTEGAGRLKLLAIEQRPVSMLRGIFAMLSSTLVKGKLSGVHVEQADEIQISGDRSSVILDGETFEARTDRPIHLTRAQPLAFVRLAA
- the erpA gene encoding iron-sulfur cluster insertion protein ErpA, with the protein product MTSLTLTPSAAKRVAWIAERQGKPAVLRLSVDGGGCAGFSYKFGLAEGQDADDTVAETDGVKLVVDSVSLGLLDGSEVDFIEDLGGSAFKVLNPNAASGCGCGSSFSI
- the lptF gene encoding LPS export ABC transporter permease LptF, which produces MSLIDRYISRSVAVPLFGTLLLAAMLLVLDKMLRLFDFVVNAGGPVSVVWRMLANLLPEYFALGIPIGLMLGILLAFRKLATSSELDALRGIGAGFGRLLRVPYAYAVALMLLNLFIVGWLQPWTHYGYERLRFDLRSGALGASLKVGEFNTLSRRLTLRIDSSERNGTQLHGIFVQVDDKKGNNVVATAEQGRFLSTDDPDTILFRLERGKLIQDNPKFITPRTLAFNTYDLPIALPRVDTFRARGADQTTAIEEKTLPELAQAAYGGGATGQANLVARANLQFRLVEVIMMLLLPLLAVSLAVPPKRSSSSLGIFVGIVIVVSYHKINQYAQGAGGRGHVPPEIALWIPFVLFAVLILWMYRTLSSKPGGQPIGALERGFAKIAASVRRLLPQFGRETEAAA